The Nerophis ophidion isolate RoL-2023_Sa unplaced genomic scaffold, RoL_Noph_v1.0 HiC_scaffold_45, whole genome shotgun sequence genomic interval tacctgtcaactgtcagtttaagctgctcgccagctcctcatcaccacttcaagatggcggccaaattgctcgcgtcacagcagccaatgcggcgtctacttataagatgtctctggttataacgtcattgcaaacacgacaatctgttgcattcactgcagtttgctaccatattcatactttttgtaaagtgatttttttcaagcagggttgcatgaggtacctacacatagtgTTACGTTAGTCAGTGTATCACAAACTGTAACGTAAGGTtatacggtggtcagcagcaccgcatattttagccacctacaaaaagacaaacatagtcaaataaaggtcagttaaaatgtaccctatattaagaatatgtgtacagattgcttttgcatagggccctgaaaTCTAAACAGTACATTGttcattgttattttcatgtatttgttatgtttttcatgtgtacgcagacataaacacacaaacagaatgagatgagatcaatgacataaggtaagaacaggatagaaactgctgtggaactaactagctacaatgcaatatgacatggaaatacaatgttaacactttgtttacaaataagtacagttcaacttgtttttccaaatgtgtttattctgtaaagcaatgagttaaatgtttaaaatgactggttaatagtgttattatgaattgcaaggtcagcactattttttttcctgcaatttcaaatgcacttggttttaataaataaatacagcattttaaaaacatacataatctgtgtaaatgtattagtctgtgattaaaatgacctgaaaggactcgaaactcaaaatgcaggacttgggacttgacttgagactttccagtcttgactttggacttgactcgggacttgcctgtcttgactcgagagttgagggcaaagacttgagacttacttgtgacttgcaaaacaatgacttggtcccacctctggcatGAACTCTGACATAAAACCAATTGTAAGTCCAGGAAGTGACGTACTCTTCGCGCATGCGTGGATCGATCGTGTCGTGAATTtatatcaatttttaaaaagtgtgaaacatttgctctcatacacaaaagtgtctttcttaaagtgaaatccaaattctaacattgtgttaatgatttgaatttattaattcaatcttggaagattgtacaaaatagaaaaagcccttattatatttactgaaataatttaagtgtatcatttatttatatatattttattttaatcttattggaatggtctctcatatttacttttactttctttaacgggttttgtttgtaagaggattggatttaatgtgatgttttttatattgctgagtaaaatattgaaaaagcattgactcatattgtattgaaagtaccttaatgtgtccaaacattgtttatgtgtgtttaattgttcaataacaaaataaaataaatactcagaagtagaactggttagcaaataaactcttattttaacataaataatgttgaagtcatattacatgacattatacaaatatgtatattaaatataatttgaatagttggcaagtaaacaaaatgcatttgccatacctaattgtattatatcaattataactcaaccgcacacattacaacatgtattcacactttgttgtgtgaaaatattttacacaaacttacattcaattatagtaatgattataatataataagatatataacaatgtgtgttctggatctaaattaatgcatggaaaataaattgataaacaatCAATCTTTTTAGCGAGGTGGCATCTTTTTTACCTGGAAACTTATCTacttaagtgtgcaaataaagtcttacgtattacttgtattacatttgaatagaaccttattgagcatattaacaagattctgTTAGAAAATGTGTTGAgtatgaaaaatgtcattttgaatttgcgtacaggatgtagaatgacAATGATCTTCACCCACCataaaacaaatcaggaagattggagcatgtggaaggaagttatgactgttatcattttccaccacaagggggcgatgttggtgtcgatatcaatgactagacgatcagaccccgacctaaaggcctactgaaagccactactagccaccacacagtctgatagtttatatatcaatgatgaaatattaacattgcaacacatgccaatacggccgctttagtttactaaattgcaattttacatttgcggaatgatgacgtatacgcgttaCGTTaaggactgtaaggaaatattagcgcagcgcacacacacagctaaaagttgtctgctttaatcgcatgattacagataattttggacatctgtgttgctgaatcttttgcaatttgttcatttaataatggagtctatagagaagaatgctgttggtggaaagcggtggattgcagctgtctttagcaccgagacacagccggtgtttctttgtttgttgtgaagcagagcggtcaagtgaacatgttttctctacgtcgaccagcaagtttttggatgggaaaattgtgatatatatcttactgaagacatcagtggattatttgtcgtcctgcagcagctgtgagcctggctcctcggcttctctcttagactcgaggtatgcctttacaatctttaaaacctcactaaaacactattaaaacaataagcagataagggatcttccagaattatcctagtaaatgtgtctaattacatctgaaacgctcacactgccatcgCCCGGAgctggttcgcagccgagtgtgaagcgaccggaatgagaatcagcacctccaagtccgagtccatggttctcgcccggaaaagggtggagtgccatctccgggttggggaggagaccctgccccaagtggaggagttcaagtacctaggagtcttgttcacgagtgagggaagagtggatcgtgagatcgacaggcggatcggtgcggcgtcttcagtaatgcggacgttgtaccgatccgttgtggtgaagaaggagctgagccggaaggcaaagctctcaatttaccggtcgatctacgttcccatcttcacctatggtcatgagctttgggtcatgaccgaaagaataagatcacgggtacaagcggcccaaatgagtttcctccgccgtgtggcgggtctctcccttagagatagggtgagaagctctgccatccgggaggaactcaaagtaaagccgctgcccctctacatcgagaggagccagatgaggtggttcgggcatctggtcaggatgccatccgaacgcctccctaggaaggtgtttagggcacgtccaaccggtaggaggccacggggaagacccaggacacgttgggaagactatgtctcccggctggcctgggaacgcctcgggatcccccgggaagagctagacgaagtggctggggagagggaagtctgggtttccctgcttaggctgttgcccccgcgacccgacctcggataagcggaagatgatggatggaatatatcactatgtgtgtaatgaattgatataatatgtaagttccacgttctgaatataattactgaaataaatcaactttttcatgatattctaataatatgaacagcacctgtatatataatgacagacacatgactgatgttaaaaaagtaggacaatggccaatagggctggccGATAAAACTAGACACATAACTTAAGTGGGGGGAGGGGGCACCAGACTTTTGAatagggaacgtgcgccctcctgtggacttctgctgcaactgcacacacaacaaattatttatttccaagtgtgccttatttagtgtctcagacttccaattcctcctttacatgtttagtgtctaagtattaattaaacaactgtttaatatacaaatattaaaaacatgtttagtgtacaaatattaaatacatgtttagtgtataatttaaaaaaaagtatatatatatatatatatagagagagagagagagagagaccagacttgtgaagagggaatgtgcgccctcctgtggacttctgctgcaactgcacacacaaagaactacattacttccaagtgtgccttatttagtgtcccagacttccaattcctcctttacatgtttagtgtataagtattaactaaacaactgtttaatatatgaatattaaaaacttgtttagtgtataaattatacatatatatatatatatatatatatatatatatatatatatatatattgtactgtGCTGGTTTGAAATAAAtgtttcaattcaattcaaacatttaatttatacgctacacatatatttaatatttatacactgaacaagtTTTTATATTGATATAATAAACAGTTGTTTGTTTAAtacttatatactaaacatgtaaaggaggaattggaagtctgggacactaaataaggcacacttggaattaatgaatttctttgtgtgtgcagttgcagcagaagtccacaggagggcgcatgtttcctcttcataagtctggtctctctctctctctcatatatatatatatatatatatatataccagcacagtacaactaaacatagatgttttttttttttttacattttggcagagatatttatgcaaggcttgaaaaaggggttggatgaagcagatgcttataatagtccaacccctctcactcattccacattcaacataaatataatacaagaacaatactctataaacaaaaacaagaaaaactcctgtaaaacaacaatactatgagacaagacaagacgagacaagacacacacacacacacacacacacacacacacacacacacacacacacacacacacacacgcacacacacacacacacacctctctcccatggctctgtgctgagggcatcactctctttcctcctcgtacttcttcagtacttctttttgaaACAGTGTTTTgaattgaatcatgctagaacacatttttaagttgtcccctaagttgttccacagagtgactccacacactgaaatgcacattgatttgaaagtggttctacatttaggcaaatataattagttgtttcctcttaaactgtaactatggtgatcatctctatcatggaataggttctgtaaaTTGggtggtagagagttttgggatgcactaaacatcatttgagcagttttaatgtTGATCACATGGTTCAGtttaagtccataaatagtggatttgattgatgtctgtagtgaacattggacacaatcctgatggcctttttctgcagagtgactaaaggttgtagatgtgatttataacaatttccccagactccaacacaatagtttaaatatgacataataaatgaatgaaacaataacaacagagcattggtgttcaataaatgacatgatctcctcatcattccaacacatttagcaacgtTTGCcctcaggtaacttatatgaggTTTCCATGAGATATGTTCATCTACTATTACTCCTAAGAAGGAATTttgttgaacatattctattggtgtatcatcaataacaatcctaattggtatattacttttgcaattgctaaagagcattattttggtcttctttaaattcagagacaatttgtttgtattaaaccaagtttttagcttcatcatctcctcagttacagaagtcagaagttgcttcacgtggtcacctgcacatgtaattgttgtatcgtcagcaaagaggatgaactccagcagtgttgatacttgacatattttgttgatatatataatgaatagtgtgggtcccagtatggacccctgggggactccacagttatgttcatgagtgtagattgatgttggtccatctgaacaatctgctgtctctcatttaagtcgctctccagccatttccctgccaatccccttatgccgtagttttccagtttatttaccaaaatctggtggtcaatggtatcgaaagccttttgcaggtcaataaaaatTCCTATAACAAATTTGTTCTTCTCCATGCCATTATTAATGTTCTctattaacccttgtgtggtgttcatattgttgttactcagccagtgtttgtgggtctgatggacccgctgcattttgtgacttttagTGTCTCACATTCAAACATTTTATGTTAaattactgaacagatgtttaccttatcccaattacAAGGAGTATAAACAATACATATGGTTAATATTTGCCCTTTACCTTTGTTATGGCACATTTATAACGTATTattttaaacataataaaaaaaaaattattaaaatcaagATATGAGTGGAAACAAATTTGCAAGTGAAGCAAGCTTTTTAGAAACTactgacttttatttttttgaacttgaaatGTAAGCCATTGAGGTGCACAACACAAGCTGAACAACATGAACACAGAGTAAACATAgcagtgaagacaacacattgaaCACATGGCCTGTAGCCACTAGCCTATACAACACTTGAGGGGCAGagctttactgtgtgtgtgtgttgcagatatACGTGTTGTTTTCCTCTCCATCTTGGGTCCGCACACTTCTTCTTGTTGCTGGTGTTCACAACCCAGAATAATGAAAAGATCAGGAATTTTACTAAGACTTCTGTCTCTCTTTAAGAAGACATGAGTGGCAGACATGTATCAACAGCATCACACACTTACTTCAGGCTCTGCAGACAGGCCACCAGCATTCTCCTCCTGAATCCTCCTCACCATGGCTGCAGAGGCTGGGGTTCTGGGGACATAATCTCTTCTCTCCATTTGTGGTCTCACCAATGCCATTCCCAGATCCTCAAGGAAGGGCCGTCTTTTCTGGAGCTTCACTCGTTTCCACTCTGGGTTCAGTGCCATCCAAATGACAAAGGAGTTGTACGCTGAGATGTCCAACATGTCAAATATCACCAGTGGTCAGCGTAAAGTCCTCCGTTTGCAGCTGTAGGCCGTCACCAGCTTGTCCATGTTGTCTACCACTACTTTTGTGGCGTTATAATCCATGATGATCTCTGGTTTGTGATGTTCCTGGTCACAGATTCTTCCTTCCCCGTGCAGTGTACACATGAGCACCACATTCTGGCCTTTCTTCGGCACAAAGGATACCCGGGATGTGTCAGCCGTGTATACAAACTTGGAAGACTTGACACGCCTGTTCTTTGAAGTCAGCAGTTGAGGTGGGAGCTCTGACCTGTTTTTCCTTATTGTTCCCACCATGGTCAGCTTCCTCTTCAGGAGCTCCTGTCCCAGTTTGTGCAAAGTAGAAAAAATAGTTGCATGTGTTGTTGTGTCCACGGAGGCACTGAGACATGTCGAGGACTACTCTCATTCCTTGTTTTTTCTCAGGGGCTCCTCCATCAGGTTTCCCTGTGTagacttgtaagttccaagcatATGAGGAAGTGACATCACTGGCAGCCCAGATCTTTATACCATACTTTGCAGGTTTAGATGGTATTTActgccgtagtgtgtgaatgtgagtgtgaatgttgtctgtctgtctgtgttggccctgcgatgaggtggagacttgtccagggtgtaccccgccttccgcccgattgtagctgagataggcgcccgcgacccaaaaaagggaataagcggtagaaaatggatggatactgccGAAAGGGGCCCTTAAATTGCATCAGCTGTTCATCAATGGTGACATTTGGCCCAGGGTTGTACAGCAAGGGGAGAGCGAACAGCGTTGGCAGGTAGTGTTGCAACCTTgcgtttgaccctctgatgttctgtgtacatacactctgtcctcctcctgtctaggcctgctgtgtgtgtgtgtgtgtgtgtgtgtgtgtgtgtgtgtgtgtgtgtgtgtgtgtgtgtgtgtgtgtgtgaacagaacatcaatttccacacttctattagctccAGGTCCAGGGGACCCCGAACATCCTATATGTaacagaaatgtgtaggggggtgtatggtgtgtgttcattaaatatgtattctgatatatgttcttcacagaaaatgagccaaagccagtgagtctcagtttggaaaattcattaattgtattatttttcttttaataaacattaaaaacgggtcccacagagccgaacaccacacaaggattaagacaactgctgaaattatatataaagtaaataataatatgctttcagaagtggtccagaagatgtttcagatgtgaaccagtaaatatgaactaagagggatttaggAGTACGCAAAAGCAAATGTAttaacaaatgtaaaacaaatatatacaccatataatgttaatctataacatcaataataattaaaaatgatttctgaatatctctatacacgtataaaagtattttgtcctgtttattctcacctttacagtcaaagtgttgtttatttttgaataaagtacacaatgttgtatattaaaacatgtacttgacttaaaaatgcaaaatatctaatctataaatgttaggatCTATGTGCTGattttgttagaaagtcaaagtctggacagtttatttcaaatcctgcagtttcatttgctgctgctgttctcaccagcacacttgtgtttcttacactgctacttagaagacaatccatccatccatttcctaccgcttatccccctttggggtcgcggggggagctggtgcctatctcagctacaatcgggcagaaggcagtgtacaccctggacaagtcgccacctcatcgcagggccaacacagatagacagacaacattcacactcacattcacacattagggaccatttagtgttgccaatcaacctatccccaggtgcatgtctttggaggtgggaggagcctatccccaggtgtatgtctttggaggtgggaggggcctatccccaggtgtatgtctttggaggtgggaggggcctatccccaggtgcatgtctttgcaggtgggaggggcctacccccaggtgcatgtctttggaggtgggaggagcctatccccaggtgtatgtctttggaggtgggaggggcctatccccaggtgcatgtctttggaggtgggaggagcctatccccaggtgtatgtctttggaggtgggaggagcctatccccaggtgcatgtcttgggaaatGTCACGCTTGCCACTgacggtttgtgttttagtttctcctctatgTGTTTGGAatatcctgtccttagttcctgtcagcactcttattttggtccagcttcctgtttgtctccctgtgtgctgtttttccctcagctgtggctgattggcacctggctacacctggctacaatcagcccgctcctattttacctgcttttttcctccagtcagtgctgaattattgccgttgccacatgtcgcacttgtctttgctacctgtcgtatcttgtcttgtccatGCAGCGTTgctgtaagctatgtttgattgcggtttttagcttactgccttttgttccctgcttccagtttgttttctaagtacaagtacgacttctgttttccaagctaaatttcctttttgttttctagctcccatgctagctctcttgggTTGTTATCctcccatgtgcgtgctttttgtttgtaccctttgtttggttttgttctagtattttatattaaaaccatgtttccttattcaatgcctgactCCGTCTccgcatcatggggttcgtcaacaacaaactttgacaggaagtgggaggaagccggagtacccagagggaacccacgcattcacggggaggacatgcaaacttcacacagaaagatcccgagcccgggattgaacacaggactactcaggacctttgtattgtgaggcagacgcactcacccctctttcaccgtgaagcctagaagagaatctttcaccacacacactgcaactcaacacttacttaccagtgtgtattctcatgagtCTTTTCAGAAGCAGACTTTGTATAAAACttttacaatatatgtataatgtagcctgcatgttacttaagtaaagcactgtacaagtattaagtaaacaatgaattatataactgggctaCATCCGAAGAAACTcaattcagctctaggaatggagagtaatgaagactgaacacaggttttatgtttaaatggtaccaaattatattaaagaattataggaaaaataaacaacaacaaaaagacatgtaaattggaatggccattcacattttcaacataaattacagaacgttcaatatttacaatgtgatacagtacttgattcagtccttgtttttaccaaAAATGGTATAGGCGCAACACGACACTTCATTAAACGACCtcgcaaagtccacgttgtggtggcagtgtccagaggggttttagtgaaggtaacggggtaaatgtgaaagttcagggaggacagaaatgaaCTTGTTGACTTATGAaaaaccaaagggaaaaaacagagcggctgctgaggagcctcctagccgcccggctcggttgggtggattcagttGGGTTGGTTCagttccaggcataaagcttcaggctctagctcgccatccaacatggccaattccgcagataaatcccacttaaacactctcgcacgacgacccacggcttcagtagttggctcctgcaacaacgtccctctcgctcttcctggaagcagcacactactggattttatgcttcccgcaataggtcacgtgaccgcgtgacgcaatgacgcacgaggtcacgtgaccgcgtgacgcaatgacgcacgcaaagacacgaaaataaataggatatttaagtaaaatgatatttaaatagaaagatatttaattagaaataatattcaatggggttttgagaggatatttaaatacaattatttaaataggaagatttaattacaaagaatattcaatggggttttaaaaggatatttaaatgaggatatttaatggggttttgtcacccaggttacaATAAGGTatgtctccagtgtgtgttctcatggctACTTTCAATGTGCTTTTTCACACAAACGCTTtaacacattctgagcaggaaaaaggtttttctccagtgtgtgttctcatgtgtactttcaaagtgCTTCATTGTACAAAAGCTTCACCACATTCTTAACAGTGAAAAGGTTTTTTATTCATTGTGTATTCTCATATGTGCTTTGAAATGGTCCCTTcgggtaaaatctttaccgcagattgaacataaaaatgttttttctccagtgtgtattctcatgtgtgctttgaaatggtcaCTTCGAGTAAAAGCTTTACCAcacattgaacatgaaaaaggtttttctcctgtgtgtcttcTAATGTGTGCTTTGAAAAGGTGCCTTTGAGTAaatcctttaccacagattgaacatgaaaaaggtttttctccagtgtgtgtttttgtgtggttTACCAAATGTCCCTTCTGGGAGAATCCTTTGCCACAAACTGAGCATatgaatggtttttctccagtgtgtattctcatgtgtctttttaaCTCTGCTTTTCGCGCAAATCTTTTACAGCATTCTGAGCAAgtaaagggtttttctccagtgtgtattctcttgtgtgtgttcaaatgttgcCTATGAGTAAAAtcgttaccgcagattgaacatgaaaaagggttttctccagtgtgtgttctcatgtgtcttttcaaatcgtacctctgagtaaaatctttaccgcagattgaacatgaaaaaggtttttctccagtgtgtgttctcatgtgtcttttcaacttACTAGGAGatttaaatgttttgtgagagtgagaagatgtgaagtgagtgttgtcagtgtgacatgtcttatcatctttagagtcttcatcatcagtgtcaggagagtgtgacgttgtgtcctcactatctgatagtggagctaagagcttgtctgcttgtgatcctccacagtggtctccatcagcttctgttgtcatgtgttgtgttgagctgctgcttggaggctccccccctcccctctcctcactttcacctttcacctcatcaccttcactcttcacagggacaccagtcactggcatcttggtgacatcaacctcctccagtccttcaagatgctctccctgctgattgatgctgtgttcttcctcttcctctttaatgtgagggctcagtggatccaccgcttcctttttaaaatggggtgtctgtgggtcctcctcttcctctttaaaaatgGGGGTCAgtaggtattcctcttccttcttaatgtggaagggctgtggctcctccgttcgcatcctgaagctccacttctgttgctcagggtcaagatgttcttcacagatgtctgcaagacaaacacagcatctctgctcagtcacacaacgcattcagtacttttacatgcacttaggaaaaacaagttattgtaagaactgtcttgaaatctcagtgacgcacaaacacgctgctcttaacaacattattcacaggaaaagaaaaacaaaccaggacaacaggactttttactgtggatgaacgatatggtttaaattagattttgcgattaaattatttcatatagaattactaatagaactatcttaaaacaggttacacaggctcctaatttagttgctgaaatatgcagtgaaataatacataatttccagtattttttttcctcgaataaagtaaccagatatgtctcccggctggcctgggaacgcctcgggatcccccgggaagagctagacgaagtggctggagatagggaagtctgggcttccctgcttaggctgctgcccccgcgacccgacctcggataagcggaagatgatggatggatggatggatggatggatggatggatgggttcgataaaataatacaattagaaattacacaatatgttactgcatatgtcagctgccaaattaggagcattTTTTAACCCgctttgaaattattctattatcaatcatataaaaaaattatatattgtgacatatattgtaattaggatatagatttgaggtcatatcgcccataccaaacattggctccccgagtcattttgtttggcccatcaaatatatgtattt includes:
- the LOC133546842 gene encoding gastrula zinc finger protein XlCGF8.2DB-like produces the protein MRTEEPQPFHIKKEEEYLLTPIFKEEEEDPQTPHFKKEAVDPLSPHIKEEEEEHSINQQGEHLEGLEEVDVTKMPVTGVPVKSEGDEVKGESEERGGGEPPSSSSTQHMTTEADGDHCGGSQADKLLAPLSDSEDTTSHSPDTDDEDSKDDKTCHTDNTHFTSSHSHKTFKSPSKLKRHMRTHTGEKPFSCSICGKDFTQRYDLKRHMRTHTGENPFSCSICGNDFTHRQHLNTHKRIHTGEKPFTCSECCKRFARKAELKRHMRIHTGEKPFICSVCGKGFSQKGHLVNHTKTHTGEKPFSCSICGKGFTQRHLFKAHIRRHTGEKPFSCSMCGKAFTRSDHFKAHMRIHTGEKTFLCSICGKDFTRRDHFKAHMRIHNE